The sequence CCTGTAGAAAAGGGGATTCATTGTGCCAACTTTTTATGACAACACAACGGAATATCTTGCGTCGACATGGTTAGAAGCGTGGTTTTTCCTCAAAATTGCAACTCCGCTTGACAGACACATTCTCAAGTGGAGTCGCGGCCGTATTTCGACCGGTGTTGGAACGCGATTTAACCACTTATTTGTGCTTCTTACCTCCAAAGTAGCAAAAACTGGCTTAAATCGCACTGTCCCACTGCTGCCGACATTTGACGGTGACGATATCATATTGATAGCCTCACGAGGCGGCTACCCAGACAACCCCGCTTGGTATCGCAA comes from Thermodesulfobacteriota bacterium and encodes:
- a CDS encoding nitroreductase/quinone reductase family protein; the encoded protein is MPTFYDNTTEYLASTWLEAWFFLKIATPLDRHILKWSRGRISTGVGTRFNHLFVLLTSKVAKTGLNRTVPLLPTFDGDDIILIASRGGYPDNPAWYRNLKKNPEATVEYQGIQIKCIAREAEGEERERLWELSAENYSGFQKYQLCTLRKIPVMVLERVNPVEKLTT